TTGATTTTTGAATATGCCTCTTTATTTGTGGAAGCTATTTTTTGATATAACTTAGGTGTATAATAAAATTTTATTGTATTGAATGGTCTATCCCAAGTTTTAATTCTTGAAAGAAATTTTCTTTTTAAATCTTTATGAAAATACTTCATCTTATTCGGATAGGATTTCCGCTAACGTTTTACGTATTTTGTGAAATTGCGGAACAATTTAGAGAAAGTTCAAAGTTGACCGCAAATAAAATAATTTAACTGATTCTTTGCCGAGTACGTTCGCCCGCAATTTAATAAATACGTTGTTATGCACAGGCTTGCTTTTCTTTTTCAAGAAATAACAAGGAAAATACTATTATTCCCAATAGTGGATAAAACAAACTTGAAATACATGCCAATAAAGCATATTTTAGTTTTAATTTATTAAAATCAATTGCTAATAAAATTGTTATTATAATTCTAATACCATAATCTGAAAAAGTTTGAAATTTAATTAAACTTTCAAATGATTTATGCTCAGTAATAATAAAAAAATAGTTCCAAGGAATAAATATGATATAATTTATAATTAGTAATATAATATACTTAGTTAACGGTTTCAGTAATTTGCTTTTCATTTGTAATAGTATTTTTTTTCAAATAAAAGAAAAAAGAAAAAAATTGTTCCAGATAAACTAGAAAAAAATGTCAATATTAAGATTGTTGTTGATTTTATGTTTAGCTTACACATATCCTTATAAATCAACACAATTAAAATTAAATTAAAAAACCATTTCATTATTTGTTGTAGATAACCTATTCCAAAATTAATAGTCATACCATCAGAGAAATTTATATCCAACATATTTGGGGATATTTTCAATAATATAAATGGAAGTAAATATGTCAACGACTTAGTTACAATATTTAATATTAGATATTTTTTAATCAATATATTCATCATTTCTACTTGGTTAAACACTTTATACAGCTTGTGCATAACGTTTAACGTATTTATGTAATTGCGGTTCGATTTTGAATTTATTTTAAATTTAGAAATTATTTCATAAGTCTAAATTAAGATAGCCAGAGTACGTTCTCTCGCAATTATAAAATACGCTGTTGTACGAAGTTATTGATTAATTAGATTCTTAATTCTTTCTAAATCAATATCGTTCTTTACATCTGGCAAATTTCTCTTTTTCCTATTTTTTAACAAAACGAAATAACGAGTTATTCCTAAAAATCGTCTTTCTGTAATTGATTCTATTTCTGAAATCAAAATTCTACTTTTTGAAGTCTTTCTAAATTGATAATCATATAAACCTATCAATGCTAAAAATCCTATGAATATTTGGATATAATTCCACAAATCATTTCGATCATTTAAAAACTGAATTAATGCTATAACCCCTATTATTATCCATAGAATCATTAATAATTTCATTCCGAAATAATGATTCTTTAAATCATCTTTTATTTCTAAACTTTCGTTTATTACATTATAATTTTTCATTAGATTATTTTTTTATTTCGTACAACGTTTTACGTATTTTGTGAAATTGCGGAACAATTTATAGAAAGCTCAATGTTGAGCGCAACTTAAATAATTTGAATTAATTTATTGCTGAGTACGTTCAACCGCAATTTAATAAATACGCTGTTAGGCGTTGTATTTATATTTATTTAAATTTTCATTCAACGTTTTCATTAGTTCATGATGACTAATTTTCATTGAATTTGCAGATAAATTAAATGGAGATCCATAATATTTGAAATTAAAATTCATCACTTTATTTCGAATATTATTTTTTTCCTTTTCAATCCAATATTTTGAATTATCCACTTCAATAATTATAATTTTTTGACTTTGTATTTTTGTTTCTGTAAACCCATTTATATATTTCCATTCAATAAAATCAGTTTTTGATTTTTTAGGATTAACATTGATTCCATTTCTATCAATTATCAAGATTAATTCGTTTTTCAAAAGTTGTTTAATAGAAACATATATTCCTAATCCGAAAAATAGAACGGATGCAGTTCCGATTATAATAATAACAAGCTGATTTCTTACAATATAACTTGTGGGGTTTTCAGCGTTAATAATCATGAAAATTCCTAGAACTACAAAAACTAAGGAACCAATCAATAGTAAAATTGACTTTTCTTTACTTGAGTAAATTTCTATTCTTTCCAATATTAGTTTCTTAATTTGATATTATTATGATTAGGCAACGGACAATATAACGCCTAACGTTTTACAGCTTGGCGAAGTAGCGAACTAAATCCACATAAACTTCAAAAATTGCCAAAACTGAGCAACGCATTTTTATTTTTTAAATTTAACAAATTAAAAAATAAAAATAGCGATTGCGACAAAAAAAGACAAACTTTAAAGTTTGCCTTAACTCGCTATTTTGCCAAACTGGTGTTGTGCGTTCGCTTTTATAAATACGAAAGAAAAATTTATTCTTTATTATAACTTAATTTTTTAAAATATCCAATTACATATTGTTACAAGCCCAACAATAGTAGCAATAGCTAAAATTATTAAAATAAGCCCACAGCCATAAGGTATAAGTTTATCTGCAAAAGTTGTTTTGTAATCATTTTTATCCTTAAGTTTCTGTTTGTCCGTAATTGGTTCTATATACTGAATAAATGTATCACTATTCTCGTCAATCCAATCTTCATTATAGTCAAGTGGAATAATATTTTTCTCTTTATCAGAAAGTATATCTTCAGTATCTCTTGCTGATTTTAAAAGCTGAATTGCAAATAATTCAAGACCTTCTTTGTTCGCTCTTAGAAAACTTTCGTCAGAACCTCCGCCATATTGCGAAATACCAAAGATTCCAAGCTTTTTCAGCTTTTCTTCATCAAATTGATCGATAATATTTTGTAGTTCTTCTTTTGTTAACATTGAATTATTTTTGATCCTTAGTTGTTAACGATTCTTTTTTAAAGTGACGCACAACGTTTCGGGGCTTGACGCAGTGGCGGAAAATCGAAGACGAAGCTTTCGATTTAGACGACACGTAGCAAAAGCCAATTCATTGAATAAATTTAAGAAAAAAAGTCAATGTAATTGGCTTTTGCGACATAGAAAGCCGAAACTTTCAATTAATCACTTAACCCGCCATTGCGACAAACCCTTG
This genomic window from Flavobacterium agricola contains:
- a CDS encoding STM3941 family protein; this encodes MERIEIYSSKEKSILLLIGSLVFVVLGIFMIINAENPTSYIVRNQLVIIIIGTASVLFFGLGIYVSIKQLLKNELILIIDRNGINVNPKKSKTDFIEWKYINGFTETKIQSQKIIIIEVDNSKYWIEKEKNNIRNKVMNFNFKYYGSPFNLSANSMKISHHELMKTLNENLNKYKYNA